CGGAGAGGGGCAGATCGGGTTCGTGCATGATCTTGCGGGTCTCGGCGGCGATCTTCCACTCCTCGCTCGTGTAGCCATCGTCCTTGAAGGAACCGATCTCCGGAAGGAGGTTGTGCGCGATCTGGTGGGGGTAGACGTGGGGAGCGGTGTTCTGTCCATCCAGCACCTGCCTGGACTGCGTGGTCAGCTCTTCCATGGCCGCCGCCCCGGTGCCTGATACCGACTGGTAGGTGCTGACGACAATGCGCTTGATGGGATTGACCTTGTGTAATGGATACAGGGCCATCACCATTTGAATAGTGGAGCAGTTGGGGTTAGCAATAATCCCCTTATGCCATTTAATGTCTTCGGGATTGACCTCAGGGACTACCAGTGGTACGCTCGGTGTCATTCTAAAGGCAGCACTATTATCAATAACTACTGCTCCGTGGTGGGCCGCTATCGGCGCAAAGTAGCGACTGACCTCAATACCAGCCGAGAAGAGAGCGATGTCTATTCCATTAAAAGATTCGGCGGTCGTCTCCTTGACCTCAATCTCCTGATGAGCGACAAACATCTTCTTACCCGCGGAACGGTCGGAAGCGAAGAGGCTGACTGATTCCATCGGGAAGTCGCGTTGTTCCAGGACTTTGATAAACTCCTGTCCCACCAGTCCGGTAGCACCGACAATAGCTACTCGATATCTTTTCATAATACTCCTATAAGTTAAGCAGCGTATCCAATCCGTAGATTAGGCCCTGCCGTTTAACCACTTCCTTAATGGCGATTATCACGCCGGGCATATAGCATTCCCGGTTAATGGTATCATGCCGGATACTCAGCGTTTGTCCCGGCGCTCCCAGGATTACCTCCTGGTGTGCCATCAGCCCCGGTAGCCGCACACTGTGAATGGTCACCCCTTCCACCGGCTGCCCCCGGCTATTTGATGGTTGCCCTGGTTCCGCGGGACGGCTGAAGGGCTTACCCCGGGCTTGAGCCATGGCTCTGGCGGTGGCTAACGCCGTTCCTGAAGGCGCGTCAGCTTTCAGGTGGTGGTGCAGTTCGATGATTTCAGCGTAGT
The nucleotide sequence above comes from Dehalococcoidales bacterium. Encoded proteins:
- a CDS encoding aspartate-semialdehyde dehydrogenase, giving the protein MKRYRVAIVGATGLVGQEFIKVLEQRDFPMESVSLFASDRSAGKKMFVAHQEIEVKETTAESFNGIDIALFSAGIEVSRYFAPIAAHHGAVVIDNSAAFRMTPSVPLVVPEVNPEDIKWHKGIIANPNCSTIQMVMALYPLHKVNPIKRIVVSTYQSVSGTGAAAMEELTTQSRQVLDGQNTAPHVYPHQIAHNLLPEIGSFKDDGYTSEEWKIAAETRKIMHEPDLPLS